In Fusarium falciforme chromosome 10, complete sequence, a single genomic region encodes these proteins:
- a CDS encoding Ferric oxidoreductase domain-containing protein → MKRLALAWLLARPVLGGGGLVGYGIYPYEPPCAYACLRSLSGLMLECSSHGDMPSGMSHGSGMTSPECRAADTPWLTTLAWCIKTECARYHVTVSKIEGFWEKESTESPSVAPKWSYSTSLQKITKSPTQQLTPTGEYLNTTSIVDPSVYLAQYNALTAVYRENLVEAGFGIAILVAGFGIPMALTWLGYVPYMSGLLDKVKPYFVYQTIVGTYHVRPLPYLLGNAPTMGQGLYVLVFFILNLILTAVNYKTQQPHAWYATRAKEITAYIFYRTGVFAFVLLPLLILFSSRNNFLLWMTNWSHSTYMLLHRWVARMFALQALLHTLLALPLYYPAEAKKEYWIWGAVATVATMIMVFASGLYVRRFAYEAFLISHILLAVFVIVGCWYHIKYWIGLVWGYEVWLEIACGVWFFDRLVRVGRILKTGLRRSKVTDLGNDYIRVDVPGIRWVLEPGNHVYAYFPTLNPLRPWENHPFSVVPTALISHSGSGVNSEQDGHVVPLDHVDTEKNGSKQQACAAKVVHSTAGLTLLIKKSTGMTKYLKAHDNLLTLLDGPYPNTPTKEVLRCDRVLLIGGGIGITSLLPWITRHRNTKLCWSVKETASCLVEAVDGVLSEIAEKDVRVGERLDISQILAEEEAAGWSRVGIVACGPGGLCDDVRAAVTTAAKKGQVVYELEVDAYSW, encoded by the exons ATGAAGCGTCTTGCTCTTGCATGGCTGTTGGCCCGGCCTGttcttggcggcggcgggttGGTCGGCTATGGCATTTACCCATACGAGCCACCCTGTGCGTATGCCTGTCTCCGGTCGCTGAGCGGCTTGATGCTCGAGTGCTCCAGTCACGGCGATATGCCAAGCGGAATGAGCCATGGCTCGGGCATGACTTCGCCAGAGTGCAGGGCTGCTGACACACCTTGGCTCACCACCCTTGCTTGGTGTATCAAGACAGAGTGCGCCAGGTATCACGTCACCGTCTCCAAGATTGAGGGTTTTTGGGAGAAGGAATCTACAGAGAGCCCCTCTGTTGCTCCCAAATGGAGCTATTCGACTTCTCTGCAGAAAATCACCAAGTCGCCGACGCAGCAACTCACACCAACTGGCGAGTATCTCAACACAACCTCCATCGTTGACCCCTCTGTTTACCTAGCTCAGTATAATGCCCTCACCGCAGTCTATCGGGAGAATCTTGTGGAAGCAGGCTTTGG CATCGCTATCCTGGTCGCTGGATTTGGCATTCCCATGGCCCTCACTTGGCTTGGCTACGTTCCCTACATGTCTGGTCTTCTCGACAAGGTGAAGCCATACTTTGTCTACCAGACTATTGTAGGGACATATCATGTCCGCCCGCTTCCTTACCTCCTCGGCAATGCTCCCACCATGGGTCAAGGCCTTTACGTGCTGGTCTTTttcatcctcaacctcatcctgACGGCAGTCAATTACAAGACCCAACAACCCCATGCTTGGTATGCCACGCGGGCCAAGGAGATTACCGCCTACATCTTTTACCGCACAGGAGTGTTTGCATTCGTCCTGCTTCCTCTCCTAATTCTCTTCTCATCCAGAAACAACTTTTTGCTCTGGATGACTAACTGGTCTCACTCAACCTACATGTTACTGCACCGCTGGGTAGCCCGAATGTTTGCCCTTCAAGCCCTCCTCCATACTCTTCTCGCACTACCTCTGTACTATCCCGCCGAAGCAAAAAAGGAGTACTGGATCTGGGGTGCAGTGGCAACTGTGGCAACCATGATAATGGTGTTTGCGAGCGGTCTTTACGTCCGTCGTTTCGCCTACGAAGCTTTTCTCATCTCTCACATCCTTCTTGCAGTATTTGTAATTGTTGGATGTTGGTACCACATCAAGTACTGGATTGGCCTTGTTTGGGGATATGAGGTCTGGTTGGAAATTGCTTGCGGCGTGTGGTTCTTCGATCGTCTCGTGCGAGTGGGACGCATCTTGAAGACCGGTCTACGCCGTTCCAAGGTTACTGACCTTGGAAATGACTACATCCGCGTTGACGTCCCTGGAATTCGTTGGGTTTTGGAGCCTGGTAACCATGTGTATGCCTATTTTCCGACGCTGAACCCCTTGCGTCCTTGGGAGAACCACCCTTTCTCTGTTGTGCCAACTGCCCTGATCTCACATTCAGGCAGTGGTGTCAACTCGGAACAAGACGGTCATGTGGTTCCGCTCGATCACGTCGACACTGAGAAGAACGGGTCAAAACAACAAGCCTGTGCTGCCAAGGTCGTTCACTCGACGGCTGGCCTAACGCTCCTGATCAAGAAGTCGACAGGAATGACCAAATATCTCAAGGCACATGATAACCTACTCACTCTTCTCGACGGACCGTATCCCAACACTCCCACCAAGGAAGTTCTACGCTGTGACCGCGTGCTGCTCATTGGAGGAGGTATCGGCATTACCAGTCTCCTCCCTTGGATAACCCGCCACCGCAACACCAAACTCTGCTGGAGCGTCAAGGAGACGGCTTCTTGTCTGGTAGAGGCGGTAGATGGAGTCTTGAGTGAGATTGCAGAGAAAGACGTGAGAGTGGGAGAGAGACTTGACATTTCCCAGATCTTggctgaagaagaagctgctggaTGGAGTAGAGTAGGCATCGTGGCTTGTGGACCAGGAGGACTCTGTGATGACGTGAGAGCTGCAGTTACTACAGCGGCAAAGAAGGGCCAGGTTGTTTATGAGCTCGAGGTGGATGCGTATTCTTGGTAG
- a CDS encoding ULP-PROTEASE domain-containing protein, whose translation MPTPSSRKAQACTCTDNFRHSPLQGAKDVDGESAPASDAFCTAKFEPVAGVSNDMSPALSSSHAGVSRARIPTNSPTNKLCIGSVAPASLGSVIPSTTVNHWQEFQHCKSSCLSLLDQSIVDFARESHDQTQQLCLGENARETFDALVTLDTKEDETEDEMLKWTKGLQWACLLVRKYTKRPKGTVCYFLITIAFAQWYTSQTRLISASASDPTAASRQVLSSILDHWPKSVRERCRKQLNTGLACGLKWGLLAKEVGFGIFFKGAWQLAKSENHVLNELAKGLRKKPKKMAVLGLLQDQFKLLLTTGRTDPDRFFHGLVGKRLWSSVVAVGLEDLCKQVQERIPSRMLLVKDSGFAFNVDSLQTLSGREWLDDDTILACLHLSEKLPFVRVGFSIPIHCEEGPISRPLERAVKQILQWKREGGAENHLVYFFPLFQHQNHFSLLEINERENSIFHYDSLSAGANALVKAACDREFAQFEYYEKLGCQGGLRQNDGYSCGPLVISFGRSRMLGRPLISEYDGRELRAEAMQILRCGFKTKRLIAAPTGKRKAIVAEQHDLGVRSKRQKRGGEKEATG comes from the exons ATGCCCACTCCTAGCAGCCGCAAGGCACAGGCCTGCACCTGCACCGATAACTTCAGACACTCGCCTCTTCAGGGTGCTAAAGACGTCGATGGAGAAAGTGCACCTGCCTCGGACGCATTCTGTACCGCAAAGTTTGAACCTGTAGCTGGAGTGAGCAACGACATGAGCCCAGCCCTCTCAAGTTCACACGCCGGTGTGTCTAGAGCAAGAATCCCCACAAACTCGCCCACCAATAAGCTCTGCATTGGATCCGTGGCTCCGGCAAGTTTGGGCTCTGTGATCCCTTCTACAACAGTCAATCACTGGCAGGAGTTCCAACATTGCAAGTCGAGCTGCCTCAGTCTCCTCGACCAAAGCATTGTCGACTTCGCCAGAGAGAGCCATGACCAGACCCAGCAGTTGTGTTTGGGAGAGAATGCACGAGAAACATTCGATGCTCTTGTGACACTGGATACCAAGGAGGACGAGACTGAAGATGAAATGCTAAAATGGACAAAAGGCTTGCAGTGGGCATGTCTTCTTGTGAGAAAATACACCAAGAGACCCAAGGGAACCGTTTGCTATttcctcatcaccatcgccttTGCTCAATGGTATACATCACAAACACGATTGATCAGCGCGTCTGCATCTGACCCAACGGCCGCCTCGAGACAAGTACTGTCAAGCATCCTCGATCACTGGCCCAAGAGTGTTAGAGAAAGATGCAGAAAGCAGCTGAACACTGGTCTCGCCTGCGGGTTGAAGTGGGGGCTCTTGGCCAAGGAAGTGGGTTTTGGTATTTTCTTCAAGGGCGCATG GCAGCTCGCCAAGTCCGAAAACCATGTCTTGAATGAACTGGCCAAAGGGCTACGCAAAAAAccgaagaagatggcagTTTTAGGTCTGTTGCAAGATCAGTTCAAACTATTGTTGACAACTGGCAGAACAGACCCAGACAGATTCTTCCACGGCCTAGTGGGTAAACGCCTATGGTCTTCGGTTGTTGCTGTCGGGCTTGAAGATTTGTGCAAGCAAGTCCAAGAACGCATCCCTAGCCGTATGCTTCTCGTGAAAGATAGCGGCTTTGCATTCAACGTCGATTCACTCCAAACACTTAGTGGAAGAGAATGGCTTGACGACGATACCATTCTCGCTTGTTTGCACTTATCCGAAAAATTGCCCTTCGTCCGAGTCGGCTTTTCTATCCCAATCCACTGCGAGGAAGGACCTATATCACGCCCGCTCGAGAGAGCAGTGAAGCAAATACTACAATGGAAGCGAGAAGGGGGGGCGGAGAACCACTTGGTCTACTTTTTCCCACTCTTTCAGCACCAGAACCACTTCAGCCTCCTTGAGATAAACGAAAGGGAAAATTCCATCTTCCACTACGACTCTCTATCCGCGGGGGCAAATGCTCTTGTCAAG GCGGCATGTGACAGAGAATTCGCCCAGTTTGAGTACTATGAGAAACTCGGCTGTCAGGGTGGGCTCCGCCAAAACGATGGATACAGCTGTGGCCCCCTCGTCATCTCGTTTGGCCGTTCGCGGATGTTGGGTCGACCTCTTATCTCTGAATACGATGGGAGGGAGCTGAGGGCTGAGGCTATGCAAATCCTGCGATGCGGATTCAAGACTAAAAGGCTGATTGCTGCGCCAACAGGGAAACGAAAGGCTATAGTGGCGGAACAGCATGACCTAGGAGTGAGGAGCAAAAGGCAGAAGAGAGGAGGTGAAAAGGAAGCGACTGGATGA